One stretch of Rosistilla oblonga DNA includes these proteins:
- a CDS encoding polysaccharide pyruvyl transferase family protein, with amino-acid sequence MAKQLGVAVSLALAGNRKPGAGYLICSAPVPERNRGDQALLKVVVEHVATKGGPHTILTTSDQSIESLCPTKDCRIRSDLFPLFLTTRSFREQLAFPRVAGMHREMLVIGADVLDEGYGEERSVASMDAIDLATKLGIKTRILGFSVNGKPSPGLVARMSRLGKRTRLLVRDPVSFRRLQAAGIPGIEQVGDLAYLLNPAEIPQEDLGLRRFVNQNRGNLIGINLTQVVLGQYGAEQHRLEVLAEACRRLAIEDGVRFLLLPHDEPEGVEYLRAFQEKLHREAEPISHLVSPLPHAQVLKHIAGLCKHVFTCRLHLGIASLGMGRPITGFPYQGKFEGQFELFGLSSGGLVGAERFPESADEMASLFRQRISLSAQLSEQIRRHLPAVLELSKKNFEGLAE; translated from the coding sequence TTGGCAAAACAACTTGGGGTCGCAGTGAGCCTGGCACTGGCAGGGAACCGCAAGCCGGGCGCTGGCTATCTGATTTGCTCCGCTCCCGTCCCTGAGCGAAATCGTGGTGATCAAGCTTTGTTGAAGGTCGTCGTCGAGCATGTTGCAACGAAGGGGGGGCCTCACACGATTCTTACAACGAGTGATCAGTCGATAGAGTCCTTGTGCCCTACGAAAGATTGTCGAATTCGGTCTGATTTGTTTCCTCTGTTTTTGACAACTCGTAGTTTTCGTGAACAGCTTGCGTTTCCCAGGGTGGCGGGGATGCATCGAGAAATGCTGGTGATTGGCGCGGACGTTCTCGACGAAGGATATGGCGAGGAGCGAAGCGTTGCTTCGATGGACGCTATCGATTTGGCTACGAAATTGGGGATTAAGACAAGAATATTGGGGTTCAGCGTGAATGGGAAACCTTCGCCTGGGCTTGTGGCGCGAATGTCACGCTTGGGGAAACGAACCCGTTTACTGGTTCGCGACCCCGTCTCTTTTCGGCGATTGCAAGCCGCTGGGATCCCAGGAATTGAGCAAGTTGGAGATCTTGCTTACTTGTTGAATCCTGCTGAGATACCACAAGAAGATCTTGGACTAAGGCGTTTTGTTAATCAGAATCGTGGAAACCTTATTGGCATAAATTTGACGCAGGTTGTCTTGGGCCAATACGGTGCGGAGCAGCATCGGCTAGAGGTGTTGGCTGAAGCGTGTCGACGGCTCGCGATCGAGGATGGAGTGCGGTTTCTTTTGCTTCCTCATGACGAGCCAGAAGGCGTTGAGTATTTGAGGGCATTCCAAGAGAAATTGCATAGAGAAGCCGAGCCTATCTCTCACTTGGTGTCCCCGCTGCCGCATGCTCAGGTGCTGAAGCATATTGCTGGATTGTGTAAACATGTTTTTACCTGCCGCCTGCATTTGGGCATTGCCTCGTTGGGGATGGGACGTCCGATCACCGGTTTCCCCTATCAAGGGAAGTTTGAAGGGCAGTTTGAGCTGTTTGGTTTGTCGTCGGGCGGGCTGGTTGGGGCTGAAAGATTTCCTGAGAGTGCTGACGAAATGGCATCGTTGTTTCGTCAACGTATTTCTCTGAGCGCACAACTTAGTGAGCAGATCCGACGGCATCTTCCGGCTGTCCTTGAACTTTCGAAGAAAAATTTTGAAGGGCTGGCTGAATGA
- a CDS encoding glycosyltransferase family 2 protein, producing MKISVVIPCYNRANQIGRAIASVRAQTVPVGEIIVVDDGSTDNTVGVALSYGEDVRVLSQANAGAASARNRGIETACGEWVAFLDSDDEWHPEKIERQLDASSRFPGADLIFCDTMTRSAGQILMPSRFSLGGLYGAEVQRDGDKLLFGPDLFQRMITQSRVITSAVMVRGGLDGFSFPEDIWGSEDWALWLGLAKRYTFAAVDQILVTMYQQGDNISGTKGRLYRNDVKVLERLLECGELTDVERQHIRAVLQQRRVGAVYHSLVRGEGAEAREILRNIPPGNLGRLKRLAYNGFSFLPRKLACRIAALRGC from the coding sequence ATGAAGATCTCGGTAGTTATACCGTGTTACAATCGCGCCAACCAGATTGGCCGTGCCATAGCAAGTGTGCGAGCGCAAACAGTGCCGGTTGGTGAGATCATTGTCGTCGATGATGGCAGCACCGATAATACGGTTGGTGTGGCGCTTTCCTACGGGGAAGACGTTCGTGTGCTCAGTCAAGCAAATGCTGGCGCAGCGTCTGCCCGCAATCGTGGGATTGAAACAGCGTGCGGGGAATGGGTCGCCTTTTTGGACAGTGATGACGAATGGCATCCTGAAAAAATAGAGCGTCAACTGGACGCCTCTAGTCGTTTTCCAGGGGCAGATTTGATTTTTTGCGATACCATGACTCGATCCGCTGGCCAGATCTTGATGCCCTCCCGATTTTCGCTCGGCGGTTTATATGGAGCGGAAGTCCAGCGAGACGGCGATAAATTGCTTTTTGGCCCGGACTTGTTTCAACGGATGATCACCCAGTCCCGAGTGATTACTTCGGCGGTGATGGTGCGAGGTGGGCTTGATGGCTTCAGTTTTCCGGAAGACATATGGGGATCGGAGGACTGGGCATTGTGGTTGGGTTTGGCCAAACGTTACACCTTCGCCGCGGTCGACCAAATTCTCGTGACGATGTATCAACAGGGGGACAACATCAGCGGCACGAAAGGACGTTTGTATCGTAACGATGTTAAGGTGCTTGAACGTTTGTTAGAGTGTGGTGAATTGACCGATGTAGAACGTCAACACATTCGTGCGGTTTTACAGCAGAGACGAGTTGGGGCGGTATACCATTCGCTCGTTCGTGGCGAAGGGGCCGAAGCCCGCGAAATCCTTCGAAATATTCCGCCGGGTAACCTCGGGCGGCTGAAGCGCTTGGCCTACAACGGCTTTTCTTTCCTGCCAAGAAAACTGGCATGCCGAATTGCTGCACTTAGAGGCTGTTAG